In Haloarcula salinisoli, one genomic interval encodes:
- a CDS encoding glutathione-independent formaldehyde dehydrogenase, with amino-acid sequence MNAVVYQGPHEVAVEEVEEPEIEHPNDVLIDITTSCICGSDLHMYEGRTAAEPGIVFGHENMGIVTEVGDAVTTLEEGDRVVAPFNVACGHCENCEDGYTGFCTNVNPGFAGGAYGYVAMGPYKGGQAEKLRIPYADFNALQLPEGDQHEDAFALLADIFPTGWHGTELANLQPGDSVAIYGAGPVGLMAAYSAKIKGAAEIYTVDRVPSRLDLAEEHCDATAINFEDGDPVEQIKDEHGGAVDKGVDAVGYQAIDPEKEADDAYDPARENPAVVLNDLIRTVRPTGELGIPGLYVPEDPGAPDEMAAQGRLGIDFGLLFEKGQKLGTGQCNVKSYNRELRDLIIEGRADPSWVVSHRVDIEEAPEMYEKFDEREEGVTKVLLEP; translated from the coding sequence ATGAATGCCGTGGTCTATCAGGGGCCACACGAAGTAGCGGTCGAAGAGGTAGAAGAACCGGAGATAGAACACCCGAACGACGTTCTCATCGACATCACGACGTCCTGTATCTGTGGGTCCGACCTGCACATGTACGAGGGACGGACAGCCGCCGAGCCAGGCATCGTCTTCGGGCACGAGAACATGGGTATCGTCACCGAGGTCGGTGACGCCGTCACCACCCTCGAAGAGGGCGACCGCGTGGTCGCCCCGTTCAACGTCGCCTGTGGCCACTGTGAGAACTGCGAGGACGGCTACACGGGCTTCTGTACCAACGTCAACCCGGGCTTCGCTGGCGGCGCCTACGGCTACGTCGCGATGGGGCCGTACAAAGGCGGCCAAGCCGAGAAGCTGCGCATCCCGTACGCGGACTTCAACGCCTTACAGCTGCCCGAGGGCGACCAGCACGAGGACGCCTTCGCCCTGCTCGCGGACATCTTCCCGACGGGGTGGCACGGGACAGAACTCGCGAACCTCCAGCCCGGCGACTCCGTCGCCATCTACGGCGCGGGCCCGGTCGGCCTGATGGCCGCCTACAGCGCAAAAATCAAGGGCGCGGCCGAGATCTACACGGTCGACCGCGTTCCGAGTCGCCTCGACCTCGCCGAGGAGCACTGTGACGCGACGGCCATCAACTTCGAGGATGGCGACCCCGTCGAGCAGATTAAAGACGAACACGGTGGCGCGGTCGACAAAGGCGTCGACGCCGTCGGCTACCAGGCCATCGACCCCGAGAAAGAGGCCGACGACGCCTACGACCCCGCCCGCGAGAATCCGGCGGTCGTCCTCAACGACCTCATCCGGACCGTCCGCCCGACGGGGGAGCTCGGAATCCCAGGACTGTACGTCCCCGAGGACCCCGGTGCGCCCGACGAGATGGCTGCCCAGGGCCGTCTCGGCATCGACTTCGGTCTCCTGTTCGAGAAGGGCCAGAAGCTCGGCACCGGGCAGTGCAACGTCAAATCCTACAACCGCGAACTCCGTGACCTCATCATCGAGGGACGAGCCGACCCCAGTTGGGTCGTCTCTCACCGCGTGGACATCGAAGAGGCCCCGGAGATGTACGAGAAATTCGACGAGCGCGAAGAGGGCGTCACCAAGGTACTCCTCGAACCCTGA